In Pseudomonas flavescens, the sequence GAGGCTGCTGAGCAGTATGAGGGTGAGCAGCGCCCGCATAGACTTTCAGCTTACGGTACATGTCGCGACCCAGCGGGTTTTTCGGCAGCATGCCTTTGACCGCGGTCTCGATCACGCGCTCAGGCGCCTTGGCGATCAGCTTGTCGAAGCTGATCGACTTGATGCCACCCGGGAAACCGGAGTGCGAGTAGTACATTTTGTCGGTGGTCTTGGCACCGGTCACACGAACCTGCTCGGCGTTGATGACGACGATGTAGTCGCCGGTGTCAACGTGAGGGGTGTACTCGGGCTTGTGCTTGCCACGCAGGCGGCTAGCGATTTCAGTAGCCAGACGACCCAGGGTCTGGCCAGCAGCGTCGATCACAAACCAGTCGCGCTTTACTGTTTCTGGTTTAGCGGTAAAAGTTTTCATTCTTTATAGCCTCAGGGGCCGCCCAGCAAAAATAGACGGCGGATCTTACTGAATAGTGCGTACTTTGACAAGTCAAAGGCAGCCGGATGCGGGCGCTATTCGGGGGCTCGGGTCAGCGCGTCCGCGTACGGCAAGATTCTTCGGCAGGCGGCGCATCACTTCCACCGCAGAAAGAGGAGGCGGATTATCCTGATTGCGAAAAAAATTTCAACCTGCTTGTATGAGTCTTTTGTCAGAGGACGCCCCAATGGAATACCGCCAGCTCGGCCGAACCGATCTCAATGTCAGCGCCCTGTGCCTTGGCACCATGACCTGGGGGGAGCAGAACGAAGCCTCCGAGGCATTCGCGCAGATCGATCGCGCCAAGGCCTACGGCATCAATTTCATCGATACCGCGGAGATGTACCCGGTCCCGCCACGCGCCGAGACCTACAGCAAGACCGAGCAGATCATCGGCGAGTACTTCAAGCAGCGCGGCGACCGCGCCGACTGGATCCTGGCCAGCAAGATAGCCGGCCCCGGCAACGGCATCACCCACATTCGTGACGGCCAGCTCAAGCATAACCGCCAGCATGTCGTGGCGGCGCTGGACGCCAGCCTCGAGCGCCTGCAGACCGACTGGATCGACCTCTACCAGTTGCACTGGCCGGAGCGCCCGACCAATTTCTTCGGCCAGCTCGGCTACACGCACCAGGACAGCGACTTCACGCCCATCGAGGAAATCCTCGATGCCCTGCATGAGCAGGTCAAGGCCGGCAAGATCCGCCATATCGGCCTGTCCAACGAAACGCCGTGGGGCACCATGAAGTTCCTGCAACTGGCGGAGAGCCGGGGCATGTCCCGTGTGGTATCCATCCAGAACCCCTACAACCTGCTCAACCGCAGCTTCGAGGTGGGCCTGGCGGAAGTGGCGATTCGCGAACAATGCGGGCTGCTGGCCTACTCGCCCCTGGCCTTCGGCATGCTGTCCGGCAAATACGAAAACGGCGCCCGCCCGGAGAACGCCCGCCTGAGCCTGTTCAGCCGCTTCGCGCGCTACAACGCACCGGAGACCGTGGCGGCCTGCTCGCGCTACGTGGCCCTGGCTCGCGAACACGGCCTGGATCCGGCGCAGATGGCCCTGGCGTTCGTCACCAGTCGCCCGTTCGTGACCAGCAACATCATCGGCGCCACCTCGCGGCAGCAACTGGAATCCAACCTGGCCAGCAGCGAGCTGAAGCTCAGCGATGCGGTGCTGGACGGTATCGAAGCGATCCACAAGGCCCAGCCGAACCCGGCGCCCTGACGGCGACCGTTCTTCCGGACCAGCGGCGGGCGGTTGCTCGTGGTGGGCGCAAGCGGATCGCCGCCCGGCCCAGGGGCATGAACCGAGGGCGGGGCTTCAGCCCACCAAAGCCATTCAACGCCGACGGTGGCTGGACGTGCAAAGCATGCGCTTCAGCGCTTCGGGCCGTGGGCTTTGTGGTGGTGGGCTGAAGCCCACCCTACAGCTAGAGCGCCCTACCCTGGGGCGGGCTTCAGCCCACCGAATCCGCGGCGCAGGCAACCTTGGCTAAAGAAGTTTCGGCCCCTTGGTATCGCGCCGCGATGCCAGGCGGTCGGCCAGCCGCGTCGGTTCCGGCAAGCGATAGCCCCTGCCCCAGTCGAGCACCAGCGCCACCGCGCTGTCCATACCGACCCGGTGGCCAGGCGAAACGATCAGCGGTCGCACTTTGCGCTTGCTGCGCAGCATCCAGGCGATCTGTCGCCCCTGACGGTCAAGCAATTCGACCTTGTCGCCCCGCTCTTCCCCCAATTCCCCATGCTGACCGGTAAGGATCTTCTTCGCCACGCCGATGGTCGGCCGGCCGCTGACCACCCCAAGATGCGCCGCGATACCCAGCCCCCGGGGGTGGGCGATGCCGTGGCCATCGACCACGATCAGATCCGGCTCCTGCGGCAACCCCGCCAGCGCCGTGATCAGTGCCGGTAGCTCGCGAAACGACAGCAGGCCCGGCACGTACGGCATGCTGGTGGGAATCCGCGCCACGCACTCGGCAAGTGGCTGCAGGGTCTCGGCATCCAGCAGTATCGCCGCAGCGCGAGTGATTTCACCGCCTTCCTCGAAGCCCACATCGACACCCGCCAGCAGCCGCAGCGGCGGATAGTCATCCTTCAGGTGAACCTGCTCGGCCAGTTGCTTCTGCAGGACTCTCGCAGCAGCCGGAGTGCCATCCCAGTCGGCGAATGGCGAGGCGGCAAGTTCGGAAAAGGCAATCATGGCGGTGGCTCCCAAGACGAAGATGACAAGACCAGACTGGACGCAGCCGGAATAAAAGAAGACGATTCAGCCACAGCCTGACGGCTTTACCATCAGCTGACCCAATTACTAGAACAAGAAAAACAGCCATGCCCAGCCAGCCATCCTCGCTCACTCGCGTGAGCATTCTCGCCACGCCCGGCGTATTCGCTTCGACCCTCATGCAAGCCAGAGATTTCTTTCATATGGCCGGCCTGCGCCATGGCAAGCAGCAGGGGCTCGGGCTGGTACCGACCTTCGAGGTTCGCCTGGTCAGCCCGGACGGTTTGCCGGTGCGCAGTTTCAGCGACGTGCAGCTACCGGTGGACGGCGCGCTCGACGACCAGTCGGAGCTGATCATCCTGCCGGCATTCTGGGACGATTACGACGCCCTGTGCAGCCGCTATCCGCACGTATTCGACTGGCTGCGCGAGCGCCATGCCGCAGGCGCCAGCCTGTGCGGGGAAGCCAATGGCGTGTTCTGGATGGCAGCCAGCGGGCTGCTCGACGGCAAGGAGGCGACCACCTGCTGGCGCTTCTTCAATGAGTTCACCACGCGTTTTCCGGCGGTGGCACTCAACCAGGACAAGCACCTCACCGACGCCGACAACCTCTACTGCGTCGCCGGTCCGACCTCGGCGTGCGATCTGTACATCTACCTGATCGAGCGCTTCTGCGGCACCAGCGTGGCGCAGAGCGTGGCCCGTGACATCCTCTACGAAGTACGCCGCAGCTACACCCCGGGGCGCATCGGCTTCGGCGGCCAGAAGCAGCATCAGGACCCGAAGATCCTGCAGATCCAGCAGTGGCTCGAGGATCACTTCGCGGAGCGCTTCCGCTTCGAGGACGTGGCCCGTGAGCATGGCATGAGCATCCGCAACTTCATGCGCCGCTTCCACGCCGCCACCGGCGACAAGCCACTGTACTACCTGCAGCGGCTGCGCATCGAAACGGCCAAGGGGCTGCTGTCGTCGTCACCGAAGAGCATCAAGACCGTCAGCTACGAGATCGGCTACGACGATGCCAGCTTCTTCGCCCGCCTGTTCCGCCAGCACACCGGCCTGTCGCCGAACCAGTATCGCCAGCAATTCCAGCAACAGGCCCAGCAGGTGCTCAGCGGCAATTGAAACGAAAAAGGCCGCAGGCCAAGCTTCCTATCAGGAAGCGGGACTACGGCCTCGGCACAGCCGATCAGGGCTTGTGCGGGCGCGACAGGAACTCGTGGGACTGCATTTCCAGCAGACGGCTGAGGGTGCGCTGGAATTCGAAGCTCAGGCGACCACCGGTGTACAGATCCTTGAGCTCCACTTCGGCGGAGATGATCAGTTTGACGTTACGGTCGTAGAACTCGTCCACCAGGTTGATGAAGCGGCGCGCCATGTCTTCCTTGGATACGCTCATCTGCTCGACGTTGGAGAGGATCACCGAATGGAAGATCTTGCCCAGCTCGATGTAATCGTTCTGGCTACGCGGGCCGTCGCACAGCTCGCGGAAGTCGAACCAGCCCACGTCACCACCGACACGGCGAGCGTTGATGGCGCGATTCTCGATCATCAGCGCTTCGTTTTCCTGAACGCTGGCCTTCTCGTGCAGCAGGCTCTTGAAGCTCTTCTCCAGGCTCTGCTCGGCAGCCTCGCCCAGCGGGAAGTGGAACAGCTCGGCCTGTTCCAACGCGCGCAGACGGTAATCGATACCGCTGTCGACGTTGACGATTTCGGTGTGCACCTTGAGCAGCTCGATGGCCGGCAGGAAGCGAGCACGCTGCAGGCCGTCCTTGTAGAGACCATCCGGCACGATGTTGGAGGTCGATACCAGGGTCACGCCGTTCTTGAACATCTCCTCGAGAAGGGTCGCCAGGATCATCGCGTCGGTGATGTCGGAAACGAAGAACTCATCGAAGCAGATCACTCGGAACTGCTCGGAGAAGCGCTTGCCGATCACGGTCAGCGGGTTCTTGACGTCCTTGAGGGTGCGCATCTCTTCGTGCACGCGCTTCATGAAGCGGTGGAAGTGAGTACGCTCCTTTTCCTTGAACGGCAGCGCGTCGAAGAAAGTGTCGACCAGGTAGGTCTTGCCGCGGCCGACGCCGCCCCAGAAATACAGGCCCTTGACCGGGGTAACGGTCTTCTTGCCGAACAGCTTGCCGAGCACGCCGGGCTTGCTGCGATCATCGGCGACCAGCTCGTCGTACAGACGCTGCAGGTGGCGCACGGCCTTTTCCTGAGCGGCATCGTGAAAGAAGTCCGGAC encodes:
- the nfi gene encoding deoxyribonuclease V (cleaves DNA at apurinic or apyrimidinic sites), with the translated sequence MIAFSELAASPFADWDGTPAAARVLQKQLAEQVHLKDDYPPLRLLAGVDVGFEEGGEITRAAAILLDAETLQPLAECVARIPTSMPYVPGLLSFRELPALITALAGLPQEPDLIVVDGHGIAHPRGLGIAAHLGVVSGRPTIGVAKKILTGQHGELGEERGDKVELLDRQGRQIAWMLRSKRKVRPLIVSPGHRVGMDSAVALVLDWGRGYRLPEPTRLADRLASRRDTKGPKLL
- the rplM gene encoding 50S ribosomal protein L13, yielding MKTFTAKPETVKRDWFVIDAAGQTLGRLATEIASRLRGKHKPEYTPHVDTGDYIVVINAEQVRVTGAKTTDKMYYSHSGFPGGIKSISFDKLIAKAPERVIETAVKGMLPKNPLGRDMYRKLKVYAGAAHPHTAQQPQELKI
- a CDS encoding GlxA family transcriptional regulator — translated: MPSQPSSLTRVSILATPGVFASTLMQARDFFHMAGLRHGKQQGLGLVPTFEVRLVSPDGLPVRSFSDVQLPVDGALDDQSELIILPAFWDDYDALCSRYPHVFDWLRERHAAGASLCGEANGVFWMAASGLLDGKEATTCWRFFNEFTTRFPAVALNQDKHLTDADNLYCVAGPTSACDLYIYLIERFCGTSVAQSVARDILYEVRRSYTPGRIGFGGQKQHQDPKILQIQQWLEDHFAERFRFEDVAREHGMSIRNFMRRFHAATGDKPLYYLQRLRIETAKGLLSSSPKSIKTVSYEIGYDDASFFARLFRQHTGLSPNQYRQQFQQQAQQVLSGN
- a CDS encoding NADP(H)-dependent aldo-keto reductase; the encoded protein is MEYRQLGRTDLNVSALCLGTMTWGEQNEASEAFAQIDRAKAYGINFIDTAEMYPVPPRAETYSKTEQIIGEYFKQRGDRADWILASKIAGPGNGITHIRDGQLKHNRQHVVAALDASLERLQTDWIDLYQLHWPERPTNFFGQLGYTHQDSDFTPIEEILDALHEQVKAGKIRHIGLSNETPWGTMKFLQLAESRGMSRVVSIQNPYNLLNRSFEVGLAEVAIREQCGLLAYSPLAFGMLSGKYENGARPENARLSLFSRFARYNAPETVAACSRYVALAREHGLDPAQMALAFVTSRPFVTSNIIGATSRQQLESNLASSELKLSDAVLDGIEAIHKAQPNPAP
- the zapE gene encoding cell division protein ZapE, producing the protein MTPLERYQADLKRPDFFHDAAQEKAVRHLQRLYDELVADDRSKPGVLGKLFGKKTVTPVKGLYFWGGVGRGKTYLVDTFFDALPFKEKERTHFHRFMKRVHEEMRTLKDVKNPLTVIGKRFSEQFRVICFDEFFVSDITDAMILATLLEEMFKNGVTLVSTSNIVPDGLYKDGLQRARFLPAIELLKVHTEIVNVDSGIDYRLRALEQAELFHFPLGEAAEQSLEKSFKSLLHEKASVQENEALMIENRAINARRVGGDVGWFDFRELCDGPRSQNDYIELGKIFHSVILSNVEQMSVSKEDMARRFINLVDEFYDRNVKLIISAEVELKDLYTGGRLSFEFQRTLSRLLEMQSHEFLSRPHKP